From Strongyloides ratti genome assembly S_ratti_ED321, scaffold srae_scaffold0000001, one genomic window encodes:
- a CDS encoding CRAL-TRIO domain and GOLD domain and CRAL/TRIO,N-terminal domain-containing protein, with translation MVQNNISQNDQIKINELRKLVENELTPYYDTDFNLLRWLQGHDYKLDIIVPKLKNHLLFRKSKWDLDNLAKENRNFPVHEYWPAGYTGPAIKIPNVIVNVEQTGVNDFWGLLHTYPLNDILKARCHDLETMLKLVMEEEKKSGEKTSILYILDLSNLNFDLKLTTLMTGALSSISSFMADHYVELIHSFVLVGCPTFITTLWNIAKPLLPEKTKNKVKILGSHTWKDEILTMACPESLPTFWNCDNNQLFLADVKRPKNVDEKDYYKGSLQPADKVQLFSVSAETDGHFAYAIYCTENDNENDSEKMITAYPRFNKVPGPTWVPLTDEIIAPITGTYHFWFSNEHAWIHNLKIKYIIELKD, from the exons atggttcaaaataatatttcccAAAAtgatcaaataaaaattaacgaATTAAGAAAGTTAGTAGAGAATGAG ttaacACCATACTATGATActgattttaatttattaagatGGCTTCAAGGACACGATTATAAACTTGATATTATTGTTCCAAAACTTAAAAATCAtcttttatttagaaaaagtaAATGGGATCTTGATAATTTGGCAAAAGAAAATAGAAACTTTCCTGTTCATGAATATTGGCCAGCAGGTTACACTGGTCCAGCTATTAAAATACCAAATGTAATTGTAAATGTTGAACAGACTGGTGTTAATGATTTTTGGGGTCTTTTACATACATACCCATTAAATGATATTCTTAAAGCAAGATGTCATGATCTTGAAACAATGTTAAAATTAGTAAtggaagaagaaaaaaaaagtggtGAAAAAACTTCTATTCTTTACATATTAGATctttcaaatttaaattttgatttaaaattaacaactTTAATGACTGGAGCCTTGTCATCAA tttcATCGTTCATGGCTGATCATTATGTTGAATTGATACATTCATTTGTTCTTGTTGGATGCCCAACTTTTATAACAACTTTATGGAACATTGCTAAACCTTTACTTCCagaaaaaactaaaaataaagttaaaattttaggtAGTCATACATGGAAAGATGAAATATTAACTATGGCATGTCCAGAATCATTACCAACATTCTGGAATTGTGATAATAATCAATTGTTTTTAGCTGATGTAAAAAGGCCAAAAAATGTTGATGAGAAAGATTATTATAAAGGGTCATTACAACCAGCTGATAAAGTACAATTATTTTCAGTTTCTGCCG AAACAGATGGTCACTTTGCATATGCTATTTATTGCACagaaaatgataatgaaaatgaCTCTGAAAAAATGATAACTGCATATCCACGTTTCAAt AAGGTTCCTGGTCCAACATGGGTACCATTAACTGATGAGATAATAGCTCCAATAACAGGAACATATCATTTTTGGTTTAGTAATGAACATGCATGGattcataatttaaaaataaaatatattatagagttgaaagattaa
- a CDS encoding Biotin--protein ligase: protein MFNISLKIRLFSLVETKRFIYYKNFQNKLLQPTSKDNIFRFLKMKNTFEKHNIMSKPPSILIYTKDNYEQFKKVNYSILETVSLDTYTTKYIDTNVLKSSNWIESSTTCLILSGIDELDQECIDSINKFINDNGKVMIQDSKCKELFKNNNVINDDNMNIMEMLQKVGLDITSEHEIKKLTTSYLVSDNDKRIFDIVGLKFSEKLGNNPKVFINPIENNNDSNEIETTKDLINIKILTTSKEIPEFNRHEYFNNLRTTDLGRLLVHSDVCTTTLDISQSLITAFPKNIFPIVVTTNYQTSGVGRSGNSWISPKGCLMYSFNYDIVSTSLLCKRLTFIQHILVVAMVDAIHSLVNVDDLPLKIKWPNDIYWNRKYKIGGIIVKSSTSGDNFRCILGAGLNVNNDKPTVCLNNFLRKLYGMELSIELILSEIMNKFEKHVKIFEENDYEVFLENYYKYWLHTNEEVFVKGVSPMDNDVDIDDKLNEYCIIRGINEYGYLKVLGKKSGIGFSVSDDGNTFDMMKGLIKLKINV, encoded by the exons atgtttaatatatcattaaaaataagattgTTTTCACTAGTTGAAAccaaaagatttatttattataaaaattttcaaaataaattattacaac caacttcaaaagataatatttttaggtttttaaaaatgaaaaatacttttgaaaaacataatattatGTCAAAACCTCCatcaatattaatttataccAAGGATAATTAtgaacaatttaaaaaagtcaATTATAGTATATTAGAAACGGTTTCTTTAGACACTTatacaacaaaatatattgataCAAATGTATTGAAAAGTTCTAACTGGATTGAATCATCAACAACATGTTTGATTTTATCAGGTATTGATGAGTTGGATCAAGAATGTATTgattctataaataaatttattaatgataatggTAAAGTTATGATCCAAGATTCGAAATGTAAagagttatttaaaaataataatgtaataaatgatgataatatgaatattatGGAAATGCTTCAAAAAGTTGGTTTAGATATAACTTCAGAACacgaaataaaaaaattgacaaCTTCTTATTTAGTAAgtgataatgataaaagaatttttgatattgttGGGTTAAAATTTTCTGAAAAATTAGGAAATAATcctaaagtttttattaatcctatagaaaataataatgattctAATGAAATTGAAACAACTAAGGatcttataaatattaaaatattaacaacaTCTAAAGAAATTCCTGAATTTAATAGacatgaatattttaataatcttcGTACAACTGATTTAGGAAGACTTTTAGTTCATTCAGATGTATGTACAACAACATTAGATATAAGTCAAAGTTTAATAACAGCATTcccaaaaaatatatttccaATAGTAGTAACTACAAATTATCAAACATCTGGAGTAGGTAGAAGTGGTAATAGTTGGATTTCTCCTAAAGGTTGCCTTAtgtattcttttaattatgaTATTGTATCAACATCATTGTTATGTAAAAGATTAACATTTATTCAACATATTCTTGTTGTTGCAATGGTTGATGCTATACACTCATTAGTTAATGTTGATGATTtaccattaaaaattaaatggccaaatgatatatattggaatagaaaatataaaataggGGGTATAATTGTAAAATCCTCAACATCAGGTGACAACTTTAGATGTATACTTGGAGCTGgattaaatgttaataatgataaaccaacagtatgtttaaataattttctaagaaaattatatggTATGGAATTAAGTAttgaattaatattatctgaaataatgaataaatttgAGAAACATGTTAAAATCTTTGAAGAAAATGATTATGAAGTATTTCtagaaaattattacaaatattgGCTCCACACAAATGAAGAAGTTTTTGTAAAAGGAGTTTCTCCTATGGATAATGATGTTGATATagatgataaattaaatgaatattgtattattagaggtataaatgaatatggatatttaaaagtattaggTAAAAAATCAGGAATTGGTTTTTCTGTTTCTGATGATGGAAATACTTTTGATATGATGAAGGGATTGattaaactaaaaattaatgtataa
- a CDS encoding Alpha-1,2-mannosyltransferase ALG9, which translates to MARRNINTVIRRNNRNEATKRDRKMSSSVSQTFVPPNEPEEKLYFPNDDYDTDIAPGYNSILKIIISLRISSAFYGLIMDCDEVYNYWEPLHLFLYGNGLQTWEYSPLYAIRSYFYIFLHSLPAQLIINISPHSKIFIFYSIRCILGIISASADTLLYYALCKKFANSIGIIYIVFTLLAPGMFISSTAFLPSSFSMILCTLTIAAYLREKFFIAIFCTAISALLGWPFAAVLGFPLVIHMVFIYNKKYLLKFIIYAGISGLLISVPMIYFDSLYFGKTVFAPLNIVLYNVFSSHGPDLYGTAPLTYYLKNLFLNWNIAFPLLFLSIPLSWLEYNKIRNEKAKDFKKINYESFIPLLLLFCTLMLWFIIFFSQPHKEERFMFPVYSLIAILAAVAVDGISKMFKNSTVVILIILGIFGGFSVTRNIALTKYYSAPITIFKEFNDYMIEHSKDLDFSVMQDPVNLCMGDEWYEFPSSFFLPYKVVDRFNRKRSVKLQFIKSGFKGLLPKYYEQGKLLDVTRKIPSYMNDKNEEEPSRYISLSSCDYLVKLNKNNNNYKELSNEFVPIIRQPYLDTDKTSSIFRAFYTPLYSDEALHWASYEILKHR; encoded by the coding sequence ATGGCACGTAGAAATATCAATACAGTTATACGCAGAAATAATCGTAATGAGGCAACAAAAAGAGATCGTAAAATGTCATCTTCAGTATCACAAACATTTGTTCCTCCGAATGAACCAGAAGAGAAGCTTTACTTTCCAAATGATGACTATGATACGGATATAGCTCCTGGATATAATtctattttgaaaattattatttcctTACGTATTTCATCAGCTTTTTATGGTTTAATTATGGATTGTGATGAAGTATATAATTATTGGGAACCTTTgcatctttttttatatggaAATGGGCTTCAAACATGGGAATATTCACCTTTATATGCAATTAGATcatatttctatatttttcttcattCATTACCAGCTCaacttattataaatatttcacctcattcaaaaatatttatattttattctattaGATGTATTTTGGGAATTATAAGTGCATCTGCCGATACATTATTATACTATGCTTTGTGTAAAAAGTTTGCTAATTCAATTggtataatttatattgtatttACCTTATTAGCACCAGGAATGTTTATTTCATCAACAGCATTTCTACCATCATCTTTTAGTATGATTTTATGTACATTAACAATTGCTGCTTATTTACgggaaaaattttttattgccATATTTTGTACAGCAATATCAGCACTTTTAGGTTGGCCTTTTGCGGCTGTATTAGGTTTTCCACTTGTCATACATATggtatttatttacaataaaaaatatttgttgaaatttattatttatgcaGGAATATCGGGACTTTTAATATCTGTTCCaatgatatattttgattctttatattttggtAAAACTGTATTTGCTCCACTAAATATTGTACTCTATAATGTATTTTCAAGTCATGGACCAGATTTATATGGAACAGCTCCattaacatattatttaaaaaatttattcttaaatTGGAATATTGCATttccattattatttttatcaattccTTTATCATGGTTagaatataacaaaattagaaatgaaaaagcaaaagattttaaaaaaataaattatgagTCATTTATACCATTACTGTTACTATTTTGTACACTTATGTTATGgttcataatatttttttcacaaCCACATAAGGAAGAAAGATTTATGTTTCCAGTATACTCATTAATAGCAATATTAGCTGCAGTAGCAGTTGATGGAAtatcaaaaatgtttaaGAATAGTACAGTAGTAATACTTATAATTCTAGGTATTTTTGGAGGATTTTCAGTGACAAGAAATATTgctttaacaaaatattattcagCTCCAATAACTATATTCAAAGAATTTAATGATTATATGATTGAACATTCAAAAGATTTAGACTTTTCAGTCATGCAAGATCCCGTTAATTTATGTATGGGTGATGAATGGTATGAATTTCCTTCTTCATTCTTTTTACCATATAAAGTGGTAGATAGATTTAATCGTAAAAGAAGTGTCAAATTACAGTTTATTAAATCAGGATTCAAAGGATTATTACCAAAATATTATGAACAAGGTAAATTACTGGATGTAACAAGAAAAATTCCAAGTTACatgaatgataaaaatgaagaagaaCCTTCAAgatatatatcattatcatCTTGTGATTATCTTGtgaaattaaacaaaaataataataattataaagaacTTAGTAATGAATTTGTTCCTATAATCAGACAACCTTATCTTGATACTGATAAAACTTCAAGTATTTTTAGAGCTTTTTATACACCATTATATTCAGATGAAGCATTACATTGGGCTAgttatgaaatattaaaacatagataa